In Amaranthus tricolor cultivar Red isolate AtriRed21 chromosome 3, ASM2621246v1, whole genome shotgun sequence, a single window of DNA contains:
- the LOC130808948 gene encoding uncharacterized protein At1g66480-like isoform X2, with translation MGNTLGLGGKKTAKIMKINGETIKFKTPIQAKEVVKDYPGHVVLDSDSVKHYGIRAKPLEPFQNLEPKRLYFLVELPKFPNDHHHRTPRRVRSGIHMSAKDRLESLMLSRRSVSDLSIMGPATRVVVDGFGSGSGSGSQEISDGGVNSSGLRVRMKLPKAEVEKLMNQNMDEDEVASKIVDLCLRKNGQNSMNSNGNGNGNGNGKGKELHTNNVMLDQPFVRGNTGGYNKRVGFSIREGEMGVVAS, from the exons atggGTAATACGTTAGGACTCGGAGGAAAAAAAACagcaaaaattatgaaaataaatggggaaacaattaaatttaaaaccCCAATTCAAGCTAAAGAGGTAGTTAAAGACTATCCGGGTCATGTCGTGTTGGATTCGGATTCGGTTAAACATTATGGTATTCGGGCTAAACCACTTGAACCATTTCAAAATTTAGAGCCTAAAAGGCTTTATTTTCTAGTAGAATTACCCAAGTTTCCTAATGATCACCATCACCGAACCCCTAGACGGGTTCGGTCTGGTATTCATATGTCCGCTAAAGACCGTCTTGAAAGTTTAATGCTTTCAAGGCGGTCTGTATCGGACTTATCTATAATGGGACCCGCTACTAGAGTAGTGGTTGATGGGTttgggtccgggtctgggtctggaTCTCAAGAAATTAGTGATGGAGGTGTGAATTCGTCGGGGTTACGAGTGAGAATGAAGCTACCGAAAGCGGAGGTAGAGAagttgatgaatcaaaatatgGATGAAGATGAAGTTGCGAGTAAGATTGTGGATTTGTGTTTACgaaaaaatggtcaaaattcTATGAATAGTAATGGAAATGGGAATGGGAATGGGAATGGGAAAGGGAAagaattacatactaataatGTAATGTTGGATCAACCGTTTGTTCGTGGGAACACCGGAGGTTATAACAAG CgagtaggattttcaattcgTGAAGGAGAAATGGGAGTGGTTGCTTCATGA
- the LOC130808948 gene encoding uncharacterized protein At1g66480-like isoform X1 encodes MGNTLGLGGKKTAKIMKINGETIKFKTPIQAKEVVKDYPGHVVLDSDSVKHYGIRAKPLEPFQNLEPKRLYFLVELPKFPNDHHHRTPRRVRSGIHMSAKDRLESLMLSRRSVSDLSIMGPATRVVVDGFGSGSGSGSQEISDGGVNSSGLRVRMKLPKAEVEKLMNQNMDEDEVASKIVDLCLRKNGQNSMNSNGNGNGNGNGKGKELHTNNVMLDQPFVRGNTGGYNKKRVGFSIREGEMGVVAS; translated from the exons atggGTAATACGTTAGGACTCGGAGGAAAAAAAACagcaaaaattatgaaaataaatggggaaacaattaaatttaaaaccCCAATTCAAGCTAAAGAGGTAGTTAAAGACTATCCGGGTCATGTCGTGTTGGATTCGGATTCGGTTAAACATTATGGTATTCGGGCTAAACCACTTGAACCATTTCAAAATTTAGAGCCTAAAAGGCTTTATTTTCTAGTAGAATTACCCAAGTTTCCTAATGATCACCATCACCGAACCCCTAGACGGGTTCGGTCTGGTATTCATATGTCCGCTAAAGACCGTCTTGAAAGTTTAATGCTTTCAAGGCGGTCTGTATCGGACTTATCTATAATGGGACCCGCTACTAGAGTAGTGGTTGATGGGTttgggtccgggtctgggtctggaTCTCAAGAAATTAGTGATGGAGGTGTGAATTCGTCGGGGTTACGAGTGAGAATGAAGCTACCGAAAGCGGAGGTAGAGAagttgatgaatcaaaatatgGATGAAGATGAAGTTGCGAGTAAGATTGTGGATTTGTGTTTACgaaaaaatggtcaaaattcTATGAATAGTAATGGAAATGGGAATGGGAATGGGAATGGGAAAGGGAAagaattacatactaataatGTAATGTTGGATCAACCGTTTGTTCGTGGGAACACCGGAGGTTATAACAAG AAGCgagtaggattttcaattcgTGAAGGAGAAATGGGAGTGGTTGCTTCATGA